CGGTTCCCGGCATCTACGCGGCCGGCGACTGCACCGGCCTGCTGCCGCTGGCGTCGGTGGCGGCCATGCAGGGACGCATCGCGATGTATCACGCGCTGGGCGAAGCGGTCTCCCCGATCCGGCTTCGGACGGTCGCCGCGGCGGTGTTCACCCGCCCTGAGATCGCCGCTGTCGGGGTGCCGCAGGCCAAGATCGACGACGGATCGGTGCCGGCCCGCACCCTGACCCTGCCGCTGAACACCAACGCCCGGGCCAAGATGTCGAGCCTGCGCCGCGGTTTCGTCAAGATCTTCTGCCGCCCGGCCACCGGTGTGGTGATCGGCGGCGTGGTGGTGGCGCCGATCGCCTCCGAGCTGATCCTGCCGATTGCGCTGGCGGTTCAGAACGGCATTCCGGTCACCGAGCTGGCCCAGACCTTCTCGGTGTATCCGTCGTTGTCAGGTTCGATCACCGAGGCCGCGCGCCAGTTGATGAAGCACGACGACCTGGACTAGGTGTCAGGCCTTGCGGCGCCACCGCAGCAGGGCGATGACGACGAGCGTCACGATCCCGAGGACGCACAGGAACCCGCCGCCGATGATGGCGAAGATTCCGCCGACGAGCGGTGTGGCCTTGGCGTCGCCGCCCACACCGAACTGGTCTGAACTAGCGCCGTCGCACGTGATGGCGTAGTCGGATGCCGTTTGCGCGGTCACGGTGAACAGGGCCTGCCACTGGTTGATCGTGAGGCTGCCCTCGTAGTTGTCCATCTTGATGTCGTCGTCGGACCCGGTTGGAGTGCTGATGCTGCACTGCCCTGTGTCGTGTTCACCGCGATCGGCGACGAAGATGACCTTGGTCTCACCGGCGTCGAAATGCACCGTCTTCATCTCGCCGTTCGCGAAGGTGTGTTCGGCATCGGGCGCTACGTCGAAAACCGTGGCCAATCCGAAGACCCCGAACCCCACGACCGCCAATCCGACGAGGAGCAATGCTGCGCCGACGCCGTACCACCGCTTCTTCGGTGGCGCTTTCCGTGGCGGGTAACCGGGAAACGGGTGTGGTGCGGGCAAAGGCTGGCCCGACCAGCCAGGTGGTTGCATGGACACGACAGGAAACCTACCGAGGACGGACAGAATCGGGCGGATCCGACATCATTCACGTAGCCTGGGAATCGTGACTGACCCGATCTCAGCACCGGGCGACGGGCAAACCTTCCTCGGTCCGCAGCACAGGGCGCAAGCCTGGCAACGACTCGGCAGCGAACAATTCGACGTGGTGGTGATCGGCGGCGGTGTCGTCGGCGCCGGTGCTGCGTTGGACGCGGCGACCCGTGGACTCACCGTGGCCCTCGTCGAGGCCCGCGATTTCGCTTCCGGCACATCCAGCCGCAGCTCCAAGATGTTCCACGGAGGTCTGCGCTACCTCGAACAGTTGGAGTTCGGCCTGGTCCGCGAAGCCCTCCACGAGCGGGAACTGAGCCTGACCACCCTCGCGCCGCATCTGGTCAAGCCGTTGCCGTTCCTGTTCCCGTTGACCAACCGTTGGTGGGAGCGGCCTTACATTGCGGCCGGGATCTTCCTGTACGACCAGCTCGGCGGAGCGAAATCGGTTCCCGCACAGAAGCATCTGACCAAAGCCGGCGCACTTCGGCTGGCTCCTGGGCTCAAGCGCAGCTCGCTGATCGGTGGTATCCGCTACTACGACACCGTGGTCGACGATGCCCGTCACACGATGACGGTGGCGCGCACCGCGGCCCACTACGGCGCGGTGGTGCGCTCGTCCAGTCAGGTGGTGGCGTTGTTGCGTGAGGGTGATCGCGTGGTCGGAGTGACCCTGCGTGATTCCGAGGACGGAGCCACCACCGACGTGCGGGGCCATGTCGTGGTCAACGCGACCGGAGTATGGACCGACGAGATTCAGGCACTGTCCAAAGAGCGCGGCCGCTTCCGGGTGCGCGCCTCCAAGGGCGTGCACATCGTGGTGCCGCGCGATCGGATCGTCAGCGAGGTCGCGATCATCCTGCGCACCGAGAAGTCGGTGCTGTTCGTGATTCCGTGGGGTACGCACTGGATCATCGGCACCACCGACACGGACTGGAATCTCGACCTCGCCCACCCCGCCGCGACCAAGGCCGACATCGATTACATCCTCGGCCATGTCAACACCGTGCTGGCGACCCCGTTGACCCATGACGACATCGATGGTGTCTACGCAGGATTGCGTCCGCTACTGGCCGGCGAGAGCGAGGAGACTTCCAAGCTCTCACGTGAGCACGCTGTGGCGGTGCCTTCTCCTGGCTTGGTGGCCATCGCCGGCGGGAAGTACACCACCTACCGCGTGATGGCGGCCGACGCGATTGACGCTGCGGCACAGTTCATCCCGGCGCGGGTGGCACCCTCGATCACCGAGAAGGTCCCGCTCATGGGTGCCGACGGATACTTCGCCCTGATCAATCAGACCGAATACGTCGGCAAGCAATACGGGCTGCACCCGTACCGTGTCCGGCACCTGCTGGACCGTTACGGCTCGCTGATCGGTGAAGTGCTCAAGATGGCCGAGGGGCGGCCCGAGCTGCTGGCCCCGATCACCGATGCGCCGGTATATCTCAAGGTCGAGGCCTACTACGCCGCAGCGGCCGAAGGGGCTCTGCACCTGGAGGACATCCTGGCGCGCCGGATGCGGATTGCCATCGAATACCCGCACCGCGGCGTCGATTGCGCCCGTGAGGTGGCCGAAGTCGTTGCGCCGGTGCTGGGCTGGACGGCCGAGGACGTCGACCGTGAGGTTGCCACCTATATCGCCAGGGTGGAGGCGGAGGTGCTGTCGCAGACCCAGCCCGACGACGAGTCCGCCGATGCACTGCGCCAGGCCGCGCCCGAGGCGCGCGCCGAGATCCTCGAACCCGTGCCGCTGACTTGAGACAACGCCCACCGTTGCCGGTGCGGGACGGCCTGGGCCCGGCCCGGTTGCGGTTGCTGGGTGGCAACGTGTACGACGAGCTGCAGGTGCGGTTCGGGATCGGCGCGAAAGTGCTTGCCGGTGAAGTGGTTCTGCCCGACGGGACGGCCGTCGATGCGACGACGACCCTGCCCGCAGGAGCGCACGTCTACTTCTATCGAGACCTGGCGGACGAGGTGGAGGTGCCGTTCGGCATTCCGGTCCTGTACCGCGACGACGACATCGTCGTGGTCGACAAGCCCCACTTCCTGGCCACCATGCCGCGCGGTGGGCATGTCGCACAGACCGCGCTGGTGCGGCTGCGCCGGGAACTCGACCTGCCGGAACTGAGCCCGGCGCACCGCCTGGACCGGCTGACCGCGGGCGTGCTGCTGTTCACCGTGCGCCCTGAGGTCCGGGGAAGGTATCAACGGCTGTTCGCCGAGGGCAAGACCCACAAGACCTACCTGGCTCGTGCCGCCGGCACCGCCACGGTGTCGTTGCCCGCCACCCTGCGGAGCCGGATCGTCAAGCACCGCGGCCGGTTACAGGCCTTCGAGGAACCGGGGGAGCCCAACGCCGAGACCTACGTCGAGGAGATCGGCGGCGGGCTCTACCGCCTGTCGCCCCGCACCGGGCAGACGCATCAGTTGCGCGTGCACATGGCCTCGATCGGGTTGCCGATCCTCGGTGACTCCTTGTACCCCAATGTGGTTGAGGTGGCGCCCGACGATTTCGACCATCCCCTGCAACTGTTGGCCCACCGCCTCCAGTTCACCGACCCGGTCACCGGTGAGGACCGCGAATTCGTGAGTGCCCGAACATTGGGCTGAAGCCTTGCATGAGCGGACCAGGGTGATGGTCTACTGACGGGGTGAACCGTGAGACCTTTGACCATCTGTTCGACATGACCGACCGGACCGTGATCGTCACCGGCGGCACCCGAGGCATCGGATTGGCCCTCGCCGAGGGCTTTACGTTGGCCGGCGCCCGGGTGGTGGTGGCCAGCCGCAAGGCCGACGCGTGCGAGCGGGCCGCGCAGCACCTGCGTGACCTCGGGGGACAGGCGGTCGGAGTTCCCGCCCACAGCGGGAACATCGACGATCTGGGTGCCCTCGTGGAGCGCACGGTCGCGGAGTTCGGCGGGATCGACGTGGTGGTCAACAATGCCGCCAATGCGCTGGCGCAGCCGTTGGGACAGATGACGCCGGAGGCCTGGGCCAAGTCCTATGAGGTGAACCTGCGCGGGCCGGTGTTCCTGGTGCAGCACGCGCTGCCGCATCTGAAGGCGAGTTCGAAGGCTGCGGTGCTGAACATGGTGTCGGTCGGGGCGTTCAACTTCGCGCCGGCCTTGTCGATCTACGCCTCGGGAAAGGCCGCGCTGATGTCGGTGACGCGCTCGATGGCGGCCGAGTTCGCCCCGCTGGGCATCAGGGTGAACGCCCTGGCCCCGGGACCGGTCGACACCGACATGATGCGCAACAACCCGCAGGAGGCCATCGACCTCATGAAGGGCGGAACTTTGATGAAGCGTCTGGCCAGCCCCGACGAAATGGTGGGCGCGGCCCTGCTGATGTGTTCGGATGCCGGCAGTTACATGACCGGGCAGGTGGTCATCGTCGACGGAGGCGGTACTCCGCGATGACTGTTCCGGTGCAGGACGACTTCACCGTGCCGGTCGTGCTGCAGGGCGCGGATAGCACGCGCGTGTGGCGCGGTCGGGGTCAGACTCTGACGATGTCGCCGGCCGGGATCATGTTCGAACGTCGCGGGAAGACGGTGCAGCTCGAGTGGCGCGATATCACCGGCATCGACATGGTCAATATGAGCGGGTCCTTTCGAATCGTCTTCAACGCGTGGGCCATCTGCGCGCAGGATGTCGACGCGATCTACCCGCACGAGTTCGAGAAGGATTGGCCCACCGGGCAGATCGGGCGCTGGTTGGCGCACTACCGGCCCGATCTGGTGCTACCGGCCGACGGAGCGATGTTGCCCTTCGGCATACCGCGTGAGTACTACCGGTGGGTCATCCCGTTCGCTTTGGTAGCCGGGCTCGTGGGCTCGTTCATTGCGGCCAAATCGTTTCTGGGCGGACTCGGCATCATGGCGGCCATGGTCGTGCTCACGTTCCCGTTCACTTCGCCTCGGCGTTTTCGGATCGCGGGTGCAATCTTCATCACCGTCATGCTGGCTTGGCTGCTCGTGGTCGGCTTTCTG
The window above is part of the Mycolicibacterium fortuitum subsp. fortuitum genome. Proteins encoded here:
- a CDS encoding glycerol-3-phosphate dehydrogenase/oxidase is translated as MTDPISAPGDGQTFLGPQHRAQAWQRLGSEQFDVVVIGGGVVGAGAALDAATRGLTVALVEARDFASGTSSRSSKMFHGGLRYLEQLEFGLVREALHERELSLTTLAPHLVKPLPFLFPLTNRWWERPYIAAGIFLYDQLGGAKSVPAQKHLTKAGALRLAPGLKRSSLIGGIRYYDTVVDDARHTMTVARTAAHYGAVVRSSSQVVALLREGDRVVGVTLRDSEDGATTDVRGHVVVNATGVWTDEIQALSKERGRFRVRASKGVHIVVPRDRIVSEVAIILRTEKSVLFVIPWGTHWIIGTTDTDWNLDLAHPAATKADIDYILGHVNTVLATPLTHDDIDGVYAGLRPLLAGESEETSKLSREHAVAVPSPGLVAIAGGKYTTYRVMAADAIDAAAQFIPARVAPSITEKVPLMGADGYFALINQTEYVGKQYGLHPYRVRHLLDRYGSLIGEVLKMAEGRPELLAPITDAPVYLKVEAYYAAAAEGALHLEDILARRMRIAIEYPHRGVDCAREVAEVVAPVLGWTAEDVDREVATYIARVEAEVLSQTQPDDESADALRQAAPEARAEILEPVPLT
- a CDS encoding pseudouridine synthase — its product is MRDGLGPARLRLLGGNVYDELQVRFGIGAKVLAGEVVLPDGTAVDATTTLPAGAHVYFYRDLADEVEVPFGIPVLYRDDDIVVVDKPHFLATMPRGGHVAQTALVRLRRELDLPELSPAHRLDRLTAGVLLFTVRPEVRGRYQRLFAEGKTHKTYLARAAGTATVSLPATLRSRIVKHRGRLQAFEEPGEPNAETYVEEIGGGLYRLSPRTGQTHQLRVHMASIGLPILGDSLYPNVVEVAPDDFDHPLQLLAHRLQFTDPVTGEDREFVSARTLG
- a CDS encoding SDR family NAD(P)-dependent oxidoreductase — protein: MNRETFDHLFDMTDRTVIVTGGTRGIGLALAEGFTLAGARVVVASRKADACERAAQHLRDLGGQAVGVPAHSGNIDDLGALVERTVAEFGGIDVVVNNAANALAQPLGQMTPEAWAKSYEVNLRGPVFLVQHALPHLKASSKAAVLNMVSVGAFNFAPALSIYASGKAALMSVTRSMAAEFAPLGIRVNALAPGPVDTDMMRNNPQEAIDLMKGGTLMKRLASPDEMVGAALLMCSDAGSYMTGQVVIVDGGGTPR